The Pseudomonas moraviensis genome contains the following window.
CCGCCGGACAAACGATCGAGCGTGGCTGCCTGGCGCGCCGCGACCGTCGGGGAAATGATCCCGGGGCGCAGGGCGACGAGGAATTTCAGACGCTGGGTCACCGGAATCAGCGAGGCCGCGACCAGCCATGAGTCTTCGCAGGAACGCCCGGTGGGAATCAGCACCCCGCCAAAGCCCAGACGATCCGCCGCTTGCGCGACCTGTTGCAGATAACCGTGATCAACCGCGCGGGCGCCTTCGGCGGTGCCAAGGTAATGGCCGTCGCCGTGGGTAGGCAGGAACCAGAAGATATTGAGGCTCATGGAGTGGTCTCCTTGTAGATTCGAATTACTGGGCTTGTGAGCTTTGGGCCACAGCGGCCGGCGGGGTCCAGATCACATCCTTGATGCTCAACGGCTTGGGAATCAGCTTGAGCTGGAAGAACGTGTCGGCGATTTTCTGTTGCGCGGCGACCACTTCCGGGGTCAGGAACAGCGCGCCATAGCCCTGGCGTTTCACCGAGGTCAGGGTGATGTCCGCCGGCAGGCCGAGCAGCGGCGCGACCTGCTGGGTCACGTCTTCAGGATTGGCTTTGGACCATTCACCAACCGCGCGCACTTCTTCGACGAGGGTCTTGATCACCTCGGGATTTTTCTGCGCGTAGGGTTTGGTCGCCAGATAGAACTGGTGGTTGTCGACGATGCCTTTGCCGTCGCGCAGGGTGTGCGCTTGCAGTTGTTGCTCGGCAGCGGCCTGGTACGGGTCCCAGATGACCCAGGCGTCGACACTGCCACGCTCGAACGCAGCGCGGGCATCGGCCGGTGGCAGGAACACCGTTTGAATGTCGCTGTACTTGAGGCCGGCGTCTTCCAGCGCACGCACCAGCAGGTAGTGGACGTTCGAGCCTTTGTTCAGGGCGACTTTCTTGCCCTTGAGATCGGCCACGGATTTGATCGGCGAGTCCTTCGGCACGAGGATCGCTTCGCTGTTCGGCGCTGGCGGTTCGTAGGCGACGTAGAGCAGATCAGCGCCGGCAGCCTGAGCGAAAACCGGTGGGGTTTCGCCGGTCACGCCAAAGTCGATCGAGCCGACGTTGAGGCCTTCCAGCAGTTGTGGGCCGCCGGGGAATTCGGTCCATTGCACGTCGACGCCTTGCGCCGCCAGACGTTTTTCCAGGGTGCCTTTGGCTTTGAGCAGCACCAGCGTGCCGTACTTCTGATAACCGATCCGCAATGTCTCGGCTTGAGCTTGAGTGATGGCGCCGAAGGACACAGCCGCAGCAAACAGAGCGACCAGACCACGACGCAAAAATACAGTGCGCATAGCGCTCTCCTTTTTGCTGTTGGGTTTTGGCTGCACCTGCTTGCCCGTTGGCGGGCGAGTAAGGCCAGTACTTCAAATTCCGGTGAGGCTTAAATGCTCCAGCGAGCACTCAACA
Protein-coding sequences here:
- a CDS encoding sulfonate ABC transporter substrate-binding protein encodes the protein MRTVFLRRGLVALFAAAVSFGAITQAQAETLRIGYQKYGTLVLLKAKGTLEKRLAAQGVDVQWTEFPGGPQLLEGLNVGSIDFGVTGETPPVFAQAAGADLLYVAYEPPAPNSEAILVPKDSPIKSVADLKGKKVALNKGSNVHYLLVRALEDAGLKYSDIQTVFLPPADARAAFERGSVDAWVIWDPYQAAAEQQLQAHTLRDGKGIVDNHQFYLATKPYAQKNPEVIKTLVEEVRAVGEWSKANPEDVTQQVAPLLGLPADITLTSVKRQGYGALFLTPEVVAAQQKIADTFFQLKLIPKPLSIKDVIWTPPAAVAQSSQAQ